A genomic stretch from Microplitis mediator isolate UGA2020A chromosome 10, iyMicMedi2.1, whole genome shotgun sequence includes:
- the LOC130676611 gene encoding pancreas transcription factor 1 subunit alpha-like yields MTSYACFQQYDLLDSEGYGSASSPESNPRSYRQPQPVPESYPQPPRSRGSSCDSISSIDSHNHQEYRDLNSSMNGSVFPGLGGSFNFTEFYEGYNREAAKCEQNYDPFKAISSKDHKSNYRTEFINDDSYDLGYLEIDKPFKSHTPHQQKPPVNMQNDFFIKNNVYNNQDNQNIKTDVFAHRTDVLYAENYQLATTKNDLEANRNNKCHQVSTRFRRDSEASMSPSPYPAQKIKETLQKIKNTTPGIEVMRKRRLAANARERRRMNSLNDAFDKLRDVVPSLGNDRKLSKFETLQMAQTYISALYELLQRD; encoded by the coding sequence ATGACGAGTTACGCGTGTTTCCAACAGTATGATCTTCTCGACTCGGAAGGTTACGGATCAGCAAGTAGTCCGGAATCAAATCCAAGGTCATACCGCCAACCGCAACCTGTACCAGAGTCTTATCCACAACCCCCTCGCTCACGTGGCAGCAGTTGTGACAGCATAAGCTCTATTGACAGCCACAATCACCAAGAGTACCGCGACTTAAATTCATCAATGAACGGCAGTGTATTCCCCGGTCTCGGTGGTAGTTTTAATTTCACCGAATTCTACGAGGGCTACAACCGCGAAGCCGCCAAGTGTGAACAAAATTACGATCCTTTCAAAGCCATCAGCTCCAAAGACCACAAATCAAACTACCGTACTGAATTTATTAACGACGATTCCTATGATTTGGGTTACTTAGAAATCGATAAACCCTTCAAATCTCACACTCCACATCAACAAAAACCCCCAGTCAATATGCAAAATGACTTCTTCATAAAAAACAACGTTTACAACAATCAGGATAACCAAAATATCAAAACTGATGTGTTTGCTCACAGAACCGACGTACTCTACGccgaaaattatcaattagcCACGACGAAAAATGACTTGGAAGCCAACAGAAATAACAAGTGTCACCAAGTTTCCACGAGGTTTCGTCGCGACAGTGAAGCGTCAATGAGTCCCTCGCCTTATCCGGCccaaaaaataaaggaaaccctccagaaaataaaaaacacaacACCGGGAATCGAAGTGATGAGAAAGAGACGTCTTGCTGCCAATGCAAGAGAACGAAGACGGATGAACAGTTTGAACGACGCTTTCGATAAACTAAGGGATGTCGTGCCCAGTTTGGGAAATGACAGAAAACTAAGCAAATTCGAAACACTACAAATGGCGCAGACTTACATTTCCGCACTCTACGAGCTACTCCAGCGTGACTGA